The following are encoded in a window of Acidobacteriota bacterium genomic DNA:
- a CDS encoding multiheme c-type cytochrome — MLAWIPVSLRTLTAVALPLAGAFLLLMASHEERPLWESADGGYVGRQECARCHKSNGSDHFASNHAKTWRPASALDEVSTLPQSTTEGPLRYRVEKRQGRWHFVTQLPGRPAQAVPVHSVVGGERFGLSLILLASEIEGRALPRPTLVEARYMLEAGTWRLKKSPGLFAGQPSSYDAALGRVLNRDFAEKCLNCHTGPVTPELARQGGPHPVFGDVGVTCERCHGPGQAHVEAAEAKAADLEILHPGKLSNPKLMELCSQCHNGFFSLVQPRPEDVLISNQVTALANSDCYIQSNAGLSCLDCHNPHENAAKGDPIYVRTCLRCHTQARPEAVLCPVNSSDGCIGCHMPEDVQQDNFHLTDHWIRVVRR, encoded by the coding sequence ATGCTCGCCTGGATTCCCGTATCTCTGCGCACGCTGACGGCCGTGGCGCTGCCGCTGGCCGGGGCCTTCCTCTTGCTGATGGCTTCTCATGAGGAGCGCCCGCTTTGGGAGTCGGCCGACGGGGGCTACGTGGGCCGTCAGGAATGCGCCCGCTGCCATAAGAGCAACGGAAGCGACCACTTCGCCAGCAACCACGCTAAGACCTGGCGTCCGGCCTCGGCTCTGGACGAGGTTTCCACCCTGCCCCAGAGCACCACGGAAGGCCCCCTCCGCTACCGCGTGGAAAAGCGCCAGGGGCGCTGGCATTTCGTGACGCAACTGCCGGGACGCCCCGCCCAGGCGGTTCCCGTCCATTCCGTGGTGGGCGGCGAGCGCTTCGGGCTCAGCCTGATCCTGCTGGCCAGTGAAATCGAGGGCCGGGCTCTGCCCCGTCCCACCCTGGTGGAAGCCCGCTACATGCTGGAAGCGGGCACCTGGCGCCTCAAGAAGTCGCCCGGACTCTTCGCGGGGCAACCCAGCAGCTACGACGCGGCCCTGGGACGAGTCCTCAACCGCGACTTCGCCGAGAAGTGCCTCAACTGCCACACCGGTCCCGTGACCCCCGAACTGGCCCGCCAGGGGGGGCCCCATCCCGTCTTCGGAGACGTGGGCGTGACCTGCGAGCGCTGCCACGGGCCAGGGCAGGCCCACGTGGAGGCCGCCGAGGCCAAGGCCGCCGACCTCGAGATCCTGCATCCCGGCAAGCTCTCCAACCCCAAGCTGATGGAGCTCTGCTCGCAGTGCCACAACGGCTTCTTTTCGCTGGTGCAGCCGCGTCCCGAAGACGTGCTCATCTCCAACCAAGTGACCGCCCTGGCCAACTCCGACTGCTACATCCAAAGCAACGCCGGACTCAGTTGCCTGGACTGCCACAATCCTCATGAGAACGCCGCCAAAGGAGATCCCATCTACGTAAGGACCTGCCTGCGCTGCCACACCCAGGCCCGGCCCGAGGCCGTCTTGTGCCCCGTCAATTCCAGCGACGGATGCATCGGATGCCACATGCCCGAAGACGTCCAGCAAGACAACTTCCATCTCACCGATCACTGGATCCGGGTGGTCCGGCGATGA
- the metG gene encoding methionine--tRNA ligase: MSRRRLLITSALPYANGDIHLGYLLEAVQTDIYARFQRMLGNDAVYVCASDAHGSPIELKARELGKKPSQIAAHYQRRHFSDLKDFNISFDAYHTTDSEETRRHLYAIYEEAKSKGLIYKKDVEGLYSPEDERFLPDRWVRGTCPVCKSEDQYGDSCEKCNSTYRPTDLIDPRSAISGGRVETRTSEHVFYKLSQTQDFLEEWVNRPESMPSTTRAFVREWLQEGLNDWDISRDAPYFGFSIPGEDDKYFYVWLDAPVGYIGATEVYASKAGRSADEFWKDDSSQVVHVIGKDIVYFHCLFWPSVLKTGGYTVPHRVQVHGFLTVNGQKMSKSRGTFINARVYLNHLDPEYLRFFLASKLRPEPSDLDLNIGSWEDPSDPESLDASKSELAERVNSEFVNNLANFSSRVIQFLNKRLDSRLGPLPEEAAEACRRLQQHFKPKIGEAYERFDSAAALRLINELALEANRYFQEQAPWKLIKEDEEKARAVCTMGANYVKALTGFLKPVVPVYAEKVEKALDIGPIGWEDIAYDLSERKVGTFETLVTRIDPEAVKAMVLESRERARASDGGADGESEDRKALDPPLKPEITIDDFLKIDLRVARVLKAEQVEGADKLLRLTIDVGESEPRAIFAGIKKHYQPAQLEGRRIIVVANLRPRKMRFGLSQGMLLAASDGDDVLLLGVDDDASAGSSVG, from the coding sequence ATGAGCCGCCGGCGCCTACTGATCACCAGCGCACTGCCCTACGCCAACGGAGACATCCATCTGGGATATCTGCTGGAGGCGGTGCAGACCGACATCTACGCCCGCTTCCAACGCATGCTGGGCAACGACGCCGTCTACGTCTGCGCCTCCGACGCCCACGGATCGCCAATCGAACTCAAGGCGCGCGAGCTGGGCAAAAAGCCCTCTCAGATCGCCGCCCACTACCAGCGCCGACATTTCAGCGATCTGAAGGACTTCAACATCAGTTTCGACGCCTATCACACCACCGACTCCGAGGAAACGCGCCGTCACCTCTACGCCATCTACGAGGAGGCCAAGAGCAAAGGGCTGATCTACAAAAAGGACGTAGAGGGCCTTTATTCGCCTGAGGATGAGCGCTTCCTGCCCGACCGCTGGGTGCGCGGGACCTGCCCGGTGTGCAAGTCGGAAGACCAGTACGGCGATTCCTGCGAGAAGTGCAACAGCACCTATCGCCCCACCGACCTCATCGATCCCCGCTCGGCCATCAGCGGCGGACGGGTGGAGACGCGCACTTCCGAGCATGTCTTTTATAAGCTCTCCCAGACTCAAGACTTCCTGGAGGAGTGGGTCAACCGTCCTGAAAGCATGCCCTCGACTACTCGTGCCTTCGTGCGCGAGTGGCTTCAGGAAGGGCTCAACGACTGGGACATCAGCCGCGACGCCCCCTATTTCGGCTTTTCCATCCCAGGCGAGGATGACAAGTATTTCTACGTGTGGCTGGACGCTCCCGTGGGCTACATCGGCGCTACCGAAGTCTACGCCTCCAAGGCGGGGCGCTCTGCCGACGAGTTCTGGAAGGACGACAGCTCGCAGGTCGTCCACGTGATCGGCAAGGACATCGTCTACTTCCATTGCCTGTTCTGGCCTTCGGTGCTCAAGACGGGCGGCTACACTGTTCCTCACCGCGTGCAGGTGCACGGATTCCTGACCGTCAACGGGCAGAAGATGAGCAAGAGCCGGGGGACCTTCATCAACGCCCGGGTCTACTTGAACCATCTCGATCCGGAGTACTTGCGCTTCTTCTTGGCCAGCAAGCTGCGCCCCGAGCCCAGCGACCTCGACTTGAACATCGGAAGCTGGGAAGACCCCTCCGACCCGGAATCGCTGGACGCCTCCAAGTCTGAACTGGCCGAGCGGGTCAACTCGGAGTTCGTCAACAACCTGGCAAACTTCTCCAGCCGGGTCATCCAGTTCCTCAACAAGCGCCTCGACAGCCGTCTGGGGCCGCTGCCTGAGGAAGCGGCGGAGGCTTGCCGGCGTTTGCAGCAGCATTTCAAGCCCAAGATCGGCGAGGCTTACGAACGATTCGACTCGGCGGCGGCCCTGCGCCTGATCAACGAACTGGCCCTGGAGGCCAACCGCTACTTCCAGGAGCAGGCTCCCTGGAAGCTGATCAAAGAAGATGAAGAAAAAGCCCGCGCCGTCTGCACCATGGGAGCCAACTACGTCAAGGCTCTGACGGGATTCCTCAAGCCGGTGGTGCCCGTCTACGCCGAGAAGGTGGAAAAGGCTTTGGACATCGGCCCCATCGGCTGGGAAGACATCGCCTACGACTTGAGCGAGCGCAAGGTGGGGACTTTCGAGACCCTGGTCACCCGCATCGATCCCGAGGCCGTCAAGGCCATGGTCCTGGAAAGCCGCGAGCGCGCCCGGGCTTCCGACGGCGGGGCGGACGGCGAGAGCGAAGATAGAAAGGCCCTCGACCCTCCTCTCAAGCCCGAGATCACCATCGACGACTTCCTGAAAATCGATCTGAGGGTGGCCCGGGTGCTCAAAGCCGAGCAGGTGGAAGGCGCCGACAAACTCCTCAGGCTGACCATCGACGTGGGAGAGTCCGAGCCGCGCGCCATCTTCGCCGGCATCAAGAAGCACTACCAGCCCGCCCAACTGGAAGGCAGGCGCATCATCGTGGTGGCCAACCTCAGGCCTCGCAAGATGCGTTTCGGCCTCAGCCAGGGCATGCTCCTGGCCGCCAGCGACGGCGACGACGTCCTGCTGTTGGGAGTCGACGACGATGCATCCGCGGGCAGCAGCGTGGGCTGA
- a CDS encoding PadR family transcriptional regulator, which produces MKSAQASATLTLGQFEQEVLMAVYRRAGDAYSVTVKEELRELVGKNPALGTISVTLSRLEKRGLLASRLEDGSQQRLGRPRRLFRLTSLGARALNQVHQLHQRLWDGIEQVGLKGRGEKA; this is translated from the coding sequence ATGAAAAGCGCGCAGGCGTCCGCCACTTTAACTCTGGGACAGTTCGAGCAGGAGGTGCTGATGGCAGTCTATCGCCGGGCCGGCGACGCCTATTCGGTCACCGTCAAGGAGGAGCTGCGCGAACTGGTGGGCAAAAACCCGGCGCTGGGGACCATTTCGGTCACGCTCTCGCGCCTGGAAAAGCGCGGACTGCTGGCCTCGCGTCTGGAAGACGGCAGCCAACAGCGACTCGGACGCCCGCGGCGGCTCTTCCGTCTCACGTCGCTGGGAGCACGGGCCCTCAACCAGGTCCATCAGCTTCACCAGCGGCTGTGGGACGGCATCGAACAAGTCGGCCTCAAGGGCCGTGGGGAGAAAGCTTGA
- the glyA gene encoding serine hydroxymethyltransferase, protein MNRALKQVDPEIAQAIANETRRQGETLELIASENFTSEAVLQATGSVFTNKYAEGYPGRRYYGGCEYVDVVENLARDRAKELFGAEHANVQPHCGSSANLAVCMAMLQPGDKILGMNLSHGGHLTHGHPLNFSGKLYRVSAYGVGQDDELLDYDELEEIARREKPRLIIAGASAYSRVIDFQRFGEVAREVGAYLMCDIAHIAGLVAAGVHPSPVPHSDFVTTTTHKTLRGPRSGLILCKQEHAKQIDKIVMPGIQGGPLVHVIAAKAVCFKQAAGEEFREYQRQVVRNARALARTLSGCGYRIVSGGTDNHLFLVDVFGKGITGKQAEETLEAAGITVNKNGIPFDTNPPLVASGVRIGTPALTTRGMKEAEMEKVGAWIARVLDNIDDASVHGRVREEIRRFTADFPLYRQRLEALQSSVG, encoded by the coding sequence ATGAATCGAGCCTTGAAACAGGTTGATCCGGAGATCGCCCAGGCCATCGCCAACGAAACGCGCCGCCAGGGTGAAACTCTGGAGTTGATCGCCTCTGAGAACTTCACCAGCGAGGCGGTGTTGCAGGCCACCGGGTCGGTCTTTACCAACAAGTATGCCGAGGGCTATCCCGGACGCCGCTACTACGGCGGTTGCGAGTATGTCGACGTGGTGGAGAATCTGGCCCGTGATCGGGCCAAGGAACTCTTCGGCGCCGAGCACGCCAACGTTCAGCCGCACTGCGGCAGTTCGGCCAATCTGGCGGTGTGCATGGCCATGCTCCAGCCTGGCGACAAGATTCTGGGCATGAACCTTTCTCACGGCGGGCACTTGACCCACGGTCATCCCCTCAATTTTTCCGGCAAGCTCTACCGGGTGAGCGCCTACGGCGTGGGCCAGGACGATGAACTGCTCGACTATGACGAGTTGGAGGAGATCGCCCGCCGCGAGAAGCCTCGGCTGATCATCGCCGGGGCCAGCGCCTATTCCCGCGTCATCGATTTCCAGCGCTTCGGAGAGGTAGCCAGGGAGGTGGGCGCCTACCTGATGTGCGACATCGCCCACATCGCCGGGCTAGTGGCGGCCGGGGTCCATCCTTCGCCCGTCCCGCACAGCGACTTCGTCACCACCACCACCCACAAGACTCTGCGGGGCCCCCGCAGCGGACTCATTCTGTGCAAGCAGGAGCATGCCAAGCAGATCGACAAGATCGTTATGCCGGGCATTCAGGGAGGTCCCCTGGTTCACGTCATCGCCGCCAAGGCCGTGTGTTTCAAGCAAGCGGCCGGCGAGGAGTTCAGGGAATACCAGCGTCAGGTGGTCAGAAACGCCCGCGCCCTGGCCCGGACCCTCTCTGGATGCGGCTACCGCATCGTTTCCGGCGGCACCGACAACCATCTCTTCCTGGTCGACGTCTTCGGCAAGGGCATTACCGGCAAGCAGGCCGAGGAGACCCTTGAAGCCGCCGGCATTACCGTCAATAAGAACGGGATCCCCTTTGACACCAATCCCCCTCTGGTGGCCAGCGGAGTCCGCATAGGCACGCCGGCCCTCACCACCCGGGGCATGAAGGAAGCCGAAATGGAGAAAGTGGGCGCCTGGATCGCCCGCGTCCTGGACAACATCGACGATGCGTCGGTGCACGGCCGGGTGCGCGAGGAGATCCGCCGCTTCACGGCCGATTTCCCGCTCTACAGACAGCGCCTGGAGGCCTTGCAATCCAGTGTCGGCTAA
- a CDS encoding ATP-dependent DNA helicase, which produces MSAKVPIEDVSLHEIFAPGGLLESRLPDYEYRPGQLKMAQAVLDAIRYRNHLCVEAGTGTGKTLAYLIPALFSQKRVVVSTATKNLQEQVFFKDIPFIREHLAPDLAACCMKGRANYLCLKKLGEWSRQGSLLKAGKRLRALLNEWAGRSQTGDRAELDWLGDDDPLWKALDARSETCIGSKCSHFEDCFVTRMRQKALESDLIVVNHALFFANVALQSDEIGQILPDFGTVILDEAHELEDIAADHFGRRLSSFQVQELGRDLLAVFGRRPREVKRIQRAVDKGLNLLAALPAQEGRHSLNFFHDRRLGQVDLREPLAEPFRDFYEALLMLGNRLTALPQQPDEGAALLRRIDQMMEALSTIFEERSSEFVYWFERRGRGIYIGCTPIRIASLLQQHLFQKVDSAVLTSATLAVDHSFDFIRSRLGVPDPAELQVPSEFDYPSQAMLYVPQAFPEPRSPRYAERLAEEAERILRATGGAAFLLFTSFQQMNRLHGLLADELPFPCFKQGEAPKTLLLERFKQTSGAVLFATTSFWQGVDVRGDALRAVLIDKLPFQVPSEPVVAARLNYLKEEGLDPFNSYSVPQAVITLKQGLGRLIRSRLDRGILAVFDSRLRTRRYGRTFLESLPKCPLTDNIADLENFCRRISS; this is translated from the coding sequence GTGTCGGCTAAAGTGCCGATCGAAGACGTGTCTCTGCACGAGATCTTCGCCCCCGGCGGCCTTCTCGAGTCGCGTCTGCCCGACTACGAGTATCGTCCCGGCCAACTGAAGATGGCCCAGGCGGTGCTTGACGCCATCCGCTACCGCAACCATCTCTGCGTCGAGGCGGGCACCGGCACCGGAAAGACTCTGGCCTATCTTATTCCGGCTCTTTTCAGTCAAAAGCGCGTGGTGGTCTCGACGGCCACCAAGAACCTGCAAGAACAGGTCTTCTTCAAGGATATTCCTTTCATCCGCGAACATCTGGCTCCTGATCTGGCCGCCTGCTGCATGAAGGGGCGCGCCAATTACCTGTGCCTGAAGAAACTGGGCGAGTGGTCGCGCCAGGGATCGCTGCTCAAGGCCGGCAAGCGCCTGCGGGCCCTGCTCAACGAATGGGCCGGGCGCAGCCAGACGGGGGACCGCGCCGAACTGGACTGGCTGGGCGACGACGATCCCCTGTGGAAGGCGCTGGACGCCCGCAGCGAGACTTGTATCGGCAGCAAATGCAGCCACTTCGAAGACTGCTTCGTCACCCGCATGCGCCAGAAGGCCCTGGAGTCTGATCTCATCGTCGTCAACCACGCCCTCTTCTTTGCCAACGTGGCTCTGCAAAGCGACGAGATCGGCCAGATCCTTCCCGATTTCGGCACCGTCATCCTGGATGAAGCTCACGAATTGGAAGACATTGCCGCCGATCATTTCGGGCGCCGCCTCAGCAGTTTTCAGGTGCAGGAACTGGGACGCGACCTGCTGGCCGTCTTCGGGCGCCGTCCCCGGGAGGTGAAACGCATCCAGCGCGCCGTGGACAAGGGGCTCAATCTCTTGGCCGCGCTTCCCGCCCAGGAAGGCCGTCACAGCCTCAACTTCTTTCACGACCGGCGCCTGGGACAGGTCGATCTGCGGGAGCCGCTGGCCGAGCCCTTCAGGGACTTCTACGAGGCCCTGCTGATGCTGGGCAACCGCCTCACGGCCTTGCCCCAGCAGCCCGACGAGGGGGCCGCCTTGCTGCGGCGCATCGACCAGATGATGGAGGCGCTTTCCACCATCTTCGAAGAACGCAGTTCGGAGTTCGTCTACTGGTTCGAGCGGCGCGGACGCGGAATCTACATCGGATGCACGCCCATCCGCATCGCCTCGCTGCTGCAGCAACACCTCTTCCAGAAGGTGGACAGCGCGGTGCTCACTTCGGCCACTCTGGCCGTCGACCACAGTTTCGACTTCATCCGCTCCCGCCTGGGCGTTCCCGATCCCGCCGAGTTGCAGGTCCCCAGCGAATTCGACTACCCAAGCCAGGCCATGCTCTACGTCCCCCAAGCCTTTCCCGAGCCGCGTTCTCCCCGTTATGCCGAGCGGCTGGCTGAGGAGGCCGAGCGTATTTTGCGGGCTACCGGCGGCGCGGCTTTCCTGCTCTTCACCAGCTTCCAGCAGATGAACCGGCTCCACGGCCTGCTGGCGGACGAGCTGCCCTTCCCCTGCTTCAAGCAGGGCGAGGCGCCCAAGACCCTGCTTCTCGAGCGTTTCAAGCAGACTTCCGGCGCCGTGCTCTTTGCCACCACCAGCTTCTGGCAGGGAGTTGACGTGAGGGGAGATGCGCTGCGGGCGGTGCTGATCGACAAGCTGCCTTTTCAGGTCCCCAGCGAGCCGGTGGTGGCGGCCCGCCTCAATTACCTCAAGGAAGAGGGCCTCGACCCTTTCAACAGCTACAGCGTCCCCCAGGCCGTCATCACCCTCAAACAGGGTCTGGGAAGGCTTATCCGCTCCCGCCTCGACCGCGGTATCCTGGCGGTTTTCGATTCCCGCTTGCGCACTCGGCGCTATGGCCGGACCTTTCTGGAAAGCTTGCCAAAATGCCCCCTCACGGATAACATTGCAGATCTTGAAAACTTCTGCCGACGAATTTCATCATAG
- a CDS encoding tetratricopeptide repeat protein, with the protein MKAKGIAAVLVLMLAPLFFGALQAQSGIIKGKVMDSEGNGIPDAEVRIQGMDVNREYKIKTNDKGEFIHIGVNLQGIYRIIATKEGYTGGFVQGVRPKLDRGGEGVEITMDKGAQRQMSFDMTEEEIARIKEEREKAKERAEKLSNAFQGGIDAFNAGDYESAKEQFLVAAESAPDEPNVWGNLGQTHARLEEYEEAVKAYEKAIALKPGEATFHQNLGGVYARMGQSDKAKAQYEKAAGLAAASDPTAAADSYYNMAVGFINSGQNAEAAEALQQAIQHNPDHPQANYQLGLVLLNLGKMDECKQYLKKYIELEPDSPDAATAKAILESLG; encoded by the coding sequence ATGAAAGCTAAAGGCATCGCAGCAGTACTGGTCCTGATGCTTGCGCCCCTGTTCTTCGGCGCTTTGCAGGCTCAGAGCGGCATCATCAAGGGCAAGGTCATGGATAGTGAGGGCAACGGCATTCCCGACGCTGAAGTACGCATTCAGGGGATGGACGTCAACCGCGAATACAAGATCAAGACCAACGACAAGGGCGAGTTCATTCACATCGGCGTCAATCTCCAGGGCATCTACCGAATCATCGCTACCAAGGAGGGCTACACGGGCGGTTTCGTTCAAGGCGTCCGCCCCAAGCTGGACCGGGGAGGCGAAGGCGTTGAGATCACCATGGACAAGGGTGCCCAGCGCCAGATGAGCTTCGACATGACCGAGGAAGAAATCGCCAGGATCAAAGAAGAACGGGAAAAGGCCAAGGAGCGTGCGGAGAAGCTGAGCAACGCCTTCCAAGGCGGAATCGACGCTTTTAACGCGGGCGATTACGAGTCGGCCAAGGAGCAGTTCCTGGTGGCGGCCGAGTCCGCTCCCGACGAACCCAACGTGTGGGGCAACCTGGGGCAGACGCACGCTCGTCTGGAAGAATACGAAGAGGCGGTCAAGGCCTACGAAAAGGCCATCGCGCTCAAGCCCGGCGAGGCTACCTTTCACCAGAATCTCGGCGGTGTTTACGCCAGGATGGGCCAGTCCGACAAAGCCAAAGCCCAATACGAGAAGGCTGCTGGACTGGCTGCCGCCAGCGATCCCACGGCTGCCGCCGACAGCTACTACAACATGGCGGTGGGCTTCATCAATTCCGGGCAGAACGCCGAAGCCGCCGAAGCGCTGCAGCAGGCCATTCAACACAATCCCGATCATCCTCAGGCCAACTATCAGTTGGGTCTCGTGCTTTTGAACCTGGGCAAGATGGACGAGTGCAAGCAGTACCTCAAGAAGTACATCGAATTGGAGCCCGATTCCCCGGACGCGGCGACGGCCAAGGCCATTCTGGAATCGCTGGGATAG
- a CDS encoding HEAT repeat domain-containing protein yields MYRGQDIGSRDRLIQRCLQAIRERSAEALKQLLPHIAIFRPSELKDPLQEWLKTGTLRHKEVAAIALGSLEDPSVIGPLRQSLESEDRRRGRGYEAFLAAVILALGEVGHGDAVPVLLELYRCEHDRHLQVQRRQLVLLALGSLAHQGSKRAETELHELLEKGDDLERIDALQELAGAYWSRPQEVPKAFIEQLGRLADRFPEEEEIGKAALIALQGLAEVGCKQAEEYFGAQTA; encoded by the coding sequence ATGTACCGAGGACAGGATATCGGTAGCCGCGACAGGCTGATTCAGCGCTGCCTGCAGGCGATCCGCGAACGAAGCGCAGAAGCCCTCAAACAACTGCTCCCCCACATCGCCATCTTCCGCCCGAGCGAATTGAAGGATCCTCTCCAGGAATGGCTCAAGACGGGAACTCTTCGTCACAAAGAGGTGGCCGCAATAGCACTGGGCAGCCTGGAGGATCCCTCTGTGATCGGCCCCCTGCGCCAGTCTCTGGAGTCGGAGGATCGACGCAGGGGACGCGGCTACGAGGCTTTTCTGGCGGCGGTCATACTGGCTCTGGGCGAAGTGGGACACGGAGACGCCGTACCGGTTCTGCTGGAGTTGTACCGCTGCGAACACGACCGGCATCTGCAGGTGCAGCGGCGCCAGCTTGTTCTGCTGGCCTTGGGAAGCTTGGCCCACCAGGGCAGCAAGAGAGCCGAAACGGAACTGCATGAACTGCTGGAGAAGGGCGACGACCTGGAACGCATCGACGCCCTGCAGGAACTGGCCGGCGCCTATTGGAGCCGGCCTCAAGAGGTCCCCAAAGCCTTTATCGAACAACTGGGCCGCTTGGCCGACCGCTTCCCGGAAGAGGAAGAGATCGGTAAAGCCGCCTTGATCGCTTTGCAGGGTTTGGCCGAGGTCGGCTGCAAGCAAGCCGAAGAGTACTTCGGCGCCCAGACCGCCTGA
- a CDS encoding tetratricopeptide repeat protein, with product MLTMKNKQFAFAAVGTAIGFILGFMVAQAVSLQDQFVLQETQARGGSQQDSGLPEGHPSAQLMELMRKLQERAAANPQDAEVRVAMGNAFYDLKRFDQAAAWYEEALALEPGNVNVSTDLGTSYYYLGQPQKAVQQLRLSLQINATHPQTLQNLGVVLESMGRDQEALAVWEKLVQANPDYPGLEQVRQNIERIRGRAEDGSS from the coding sequence ATGCTGACGATGAAAAACAAGCAGTTCGCCTTTGCCGCCGTGGGAACGGCGATCGGCTTTATTCTGGGATTCATGGTGGCCCAGGCGGTTTCGCTGCAGGACCAGTTCGTTCTGCAGGAAACGCAAGCAAGGGGTGGTTCCCAGCAGGACTCCGGTTTGCCTGAAGGTCATCCTTCGGCGCAGTTGATGGAGTTGATGCGCAAGCTGCAAGAACGCGCCGCGGCCAATCCCCAGGACGCCGAGGTGCGGGTGGCCATGGGCAATGCCTTCTACGATCTGAAACGGTTCGACCAGGCGGCGGCCTGGTACGAGGAAGCGTTGGCGCTGGAACCCGGAAACGTCAACGTCTCAACCGATTTGGGAACGTCTTACTATTACTTGGGCCAGCCCCAAAAGGCCGTCCAGCAACTGCGCCTATCGCTGCAGATCAACGCCACCCATCCCCAGACCCTGCAGAACCTGGGAGTGGTCCTGGAATCCATGGGCCGCGATCAGGAGGCCCTGGCCGTCTGGGAGAAATTGGTTCAAGCTAATCCCGACTATCCGGGGCTGGAACAAGTACGCCAGAATATCGAGCGTATTCGTGGACGCGCCGAGGACGGAAGCTCCTAG
- a CDS encoding NAD(+)/NADH kinase: MKVGIVAKRHRTDFAERLQAILGWLGDRHCTPLVDRDLVEAYGFHDIEGFAREQLVEQSDFIVVFGGDGTMLSAARSVSGSGTPILGVNMGSLGFLTSVRPEELYPALERVLARDYYLDRRTLLRAAVYNNGGDEPKVYHALNDVVVNKGTLARIISMHVALDDDPITEYLADGLIISTPTGSTAYSLSAGGPILYPELEAFIVTPICPHTLTNRPIVAPSDRAISVTLKEGDDVMLTVDGQVGVELTPGAEIVCTRSHRHIDLLQPGDKTFFDVLRDKLKWGER, from the coding sequence ATGAAAGTCGGCATCGTCGCCAAACGTCACCGAACCGATTTCGCTGAACGTCTGCAAGCCATCCTGGGCTGGTTAGGCGATCGTCATTGCACCCCGCTTGTCGACCGCGACCTGGTGGAAGCCTACGGATTCCACGACATTGAAGGCTTCGCTCGTGAGCAGTTGGTCGAGCAGTCCGACTTCATCGTGGTCTTCGGGGGCGACGGCACCATGCTTTCCGCCGCCCGCAGCGTGAGCGGTTCGGGCACCCCCATTCTGGGCGTCAACATGGGATCCTTGGGATTCCTCACCAGCGTACGGCCCGAGGAACTCTACCCGGCTCTGGAGAGAGTGCTGGCCCGCGACTACTACCTCGATCGGCGCACTCTGCTGCGCGCCGCTGTCTACAACAACGGGGGCGACGAACCCAAGGTCTATCACGCCCTCAACGACGTCGTTGTCAACAAAGGGACCCTGGCACGCATCATCAGCATGCACGTCGCTCTGGACGACGATCCCATCACCGAGTACCTGGCCGACGGGCTGATCATCTCCACCCCCACCGGCTCGACCGCCTACTCGCTCTCGGCAGGCGGCCCTATCCTCTATCCTGAGCTGGAAGCCTTCATCGTCACTCCCATCTGCCCTCACACTCTCACCAACCGTCCCATCGTGGCGCCCTCCGACCGCGCCATCAGCGTCACCCTGAAGGAGGGTGATGACGTCATGTTGACCGTTGACGGCCAAGTGGGTGTGGAACTGACTCCGGGCGCCGAGATCGTGTGCACGCGCTCGCACAGGCACATCGACCTCCTCCAGCCCGGCGACAAGACCTTTTTCGACGTCCTCAGAGACAAACTGAAGTGGGGCGAGCGCTAG